In Candidatus Electrothrix scaldis, the genomic window TTTGAACGCCCGGTAGTCACCATCGGCAATTTTGACGGGGTACACCTGGGACACCAGCTTCTTTTTCATGAGGTGGCAATTCGAGCCAAACGGAGCGGCGGCACCTCCGTAGCCATCACCTTTGACCCGCATCCACTTAAAGTGTTGCGGCCCGATGGTATCAGACTGATCTCCTCGACCCGGCAAAAAATCGAGCTCATTCGCATGGCGGGAATTGACGCTCTGCTCATTCTCCCCTTTGATCAGAAATTCGCAGAAACCACGGCCAGCGACTTTGTCAATACCGTGCTCTGCAACACTATAGGGGTTCATGAATTAGTGGTGGGGTATGATTATGCCTTTGGCAAGGGCAGAGAGGGGAATATCGACTTCCTCCGTAGCCAGGGCGAAAAAAAAGGCTTCCCGGTCACCATAGTTGAGGCCCATCATGAAGAGGGGATGCTGGTCTCCAGCACCAAAATTCGCGAGTTGGTTATGGAAGGGCGAATGGACGATGTGCGTAACTTACTCGGTCGCTGCTACCACATTCACGGCGAGGTTCAACGGGGCAAGCAACGGGGCGGCTCTGAGATAGGCTTTCCCACCGCAAACCTGAAACTTTCAGAAGAGGATCTCTGCCCGAAAAAAGGCGTCTATGTCACCCAGGTCATCTATGATGACAAGATGTACGGCAGCGTCACCAATATAGGCTATAATCCCACCTTTGCAGAAAATGAACTGGTGGCTGAAACACATATCTTTGATTTCAACAAAGATATCTATGGCCACCCTATCCACCTTAACGTGCTCCGTTATTTACGTGGGGAAGTGAAGTTCAACTCCATACAGGAGCTCTCCGCACAAATCAAGCAAGATGTCGCTACAGCAAAGCAGGTACTTGCTGATGCTGCAAAGGAGCGTGTTCTCTCCTGCGAGGAGCGCTTTAACACTCTAGCGGTCTGATCTGCTTTATATGTGAAGCAGAGCTTCAGGGGACAGGAGTTCCCAAGCAAGAGCTTGGGAACCAGTACAAAGGGTATGCGGAATGTGGGTTATACTCTTATAAGGCGGGGATTCATCTTCTGCAAGGCGTCGCTGTCAGCGATGCCCTTTCCCTGCTCTGTCGCACGGGGAAAGCTCCACATACGCAGCTCTCCAGCTATGCTATCAGCTAGCCCTCCATATGCGCAGCTGCATATTCAATCACCTGCGCAGGCGTCACCACAGAGCCAACAATAGATTCCAGGGCCCGCAAATCCCCTCTCCAGGTATCCAGAGTATGGAAAAATTCTTCTGGCATCTCCTGCTCCTTGGCAAACTCCTCAATAGACATATCTATCCGCTGGATAAGCTTTTCAATATGAAGAGAAAACTGGTAGGTGTACACTTCCTCCGAATAGTCCTTATCAAGCAACTCACGAAAGAGCTGCTTCAGGTCCCGATATTTGGGGATCAGCCCAATAGGGGTCCAAATGGTTTCCACCTTTCCCTGATGCATCAAGGCCATAATCCGCATCCAGACCTTAGTGTCCCGTTTTTCTCCCAACAGGCCATCCTCTTCTCCCGGAGCAAGCTCCCGACGGGAACTCTTATGCAGCCAGTAATTGACTTGGAAACCGCTGGGCAGACAGTCCTCATTGATGTCTGGATTTTCTCCAAAGGCCTTATAATGAGCAATGTATTCCCCTAAGGGACCGGGAAAAAAGGCCTCATTGGCAAAAGGAGAACGTTTCTCACTGCCATCCGCACCAAGCTCTGTAGCTGTGGTTGCAGAGCGGATAATGGCCCCATGCACCACGGTGTTCATCCAGTCATGGGCCATGACAATGGTGGGCATGGTTGTGTAATCCCGCCCGCCAAAGACAAGGGCACTGAGCTTGACCCCTTCGGGATTTTCTGTGGCCGAATCGTAATTGGTCAAGGTATCCAGGGAAATGGTAAAGCGAGCGTTTTTATGGGACAGGGGCTGGCCGGAATCTTTTGTCCATTCTCCTGTAAAATTACGCCCTGCATCCGGCAGGTCATAGCCGCAGCCCTGCCAGTATGGCTTTTGGTCATGGATCAGCAGGTTAGAGAAAATAACCTCCTCTCCCTCCCGCTCTAGCACGTCCATTGTTTCTGGATCATCCTTCCGGTTCACCCCTTCGATAATCCCAAACATGCCCTTTTCCGGATTCACGGCCCGAACCTCACCGCTTTCCTTGTCGATGAAGATCTTGGCAAGATCATCGCCAATCAGAGCATCGCCGGTCATGGCGGTTCCAGTCTTACCACATCCGCTGGGATAGGCCCCTGCAAAATAAACCGTCTCGCCATCAACATCAAAACCAGTGATAAACATATGCTCATCCAACCGACTGCCAAAGTAACGGCGCAGATTGTTCATATTGGCAAAACGATGATTAATCTTTTTCGGGGCAATAGAGTTGCCTGCGTACTGATTATTGGCGCTATAGGAATGATAGCGCTCTACATCCATATAGATACGACGATACTCCAAATGCGCAGAGACATGCTCAGGTGTCAGTTCACCAGCCGTATGATAATTCACAAAAAGATACCCTTTTGTCTCAACCTCACGGGAAAAGGTCGCTGGATCAAGCATGCGATAGAGCAGATACTCACTATGAATAACATAGTAGGAATCGGTGATCTGAAGCGTAGGGTCAGCAACTTTGCTGCCAATAGGACCACGGGAAATAAAAGAGACGATCATCTCCTTATTCACCATAAGATCATCCATAATCATACGAACTTCCACTAAACCTGCCCGGTGTTCAAGCTTCTGCTGGAGCGAACTAATATGCGTATCAGGATAGGCAAGATATTTGGTATTTGCTGTATCACGGCCCTGATCTTTCGGTCCATCAAAATGACAGGTATGGCCCGGGGTCGCCAGTGAGAATTCTTCATTATGATTAAGTGCCTGCCGCCTGATATAGGCCATATCCTCTGGAGAACCGGTATTCAGAAACAGCGAGGCCGGATTCATTCTGGTCGCCCCGTTGAAGATCGGCTCAATAACAGCCGGGCTACACTGCATGAGCTTGGCAGTGTCGGCTTCATCCATCAAACCAGCAAGAAAAGTTTTCATGGTTTCGAGTCTGAAAACGCTTGTCGAGCTGTCTTGCGCATGGCGGTTATTCTGTCGGTCAGCAGTATTCATAGTTGGATTCTCGCAGAGGTTATAGAAAATGACGCAGCTTGAGCTTGCTTTGGAATTTTTTTGGACTTTCGCTCTTCAGACAATACCCATAGCATATTTCTGAAAAATCTGAAAGCTCCTTAAAAAAAGTTCAATACAGGAGAGCATACACAGCGTGCAAAAGAAAAAAGAGCAATACATCTAAAATACTAATAAAAAATTACACCAGGCAAGACAACTTTCCCCTCCTCTGCCAGCAAGCTATAGAGCAGCACAGCATAATATGAGGAAAATATTAGGGAGGTATTAGGGATATACTGATGATGTGCAACAATTACCCGCGACAACCAACTTGCTTATATTCCGTCATTAACAACACAAGATCCATTTCAAGACAAAATATACCATGTGTAATTAATATTCATGGCCAGTAAGCAGGAATTCCCATCCAGAAGTATCTATTCAAAATAATTAATTATTATTTTTATAAACGTTCAGGAATAATTTATGCATATCTTTATATTAGATCAAGCCGTCAAATCCAGAAAAGAAGAGTATGCATGTACAATATATGGAAATTTTCCTTAACCAACGGACTGACTGCCTTGGCAAGTTTCATCGTTTCATTTATGATTCTTATAATCAGCCACTCCTGCGCACTTGGTTTATTTTCCATCATTATCGCACCATTAATAGGTGGATTTCTGGCATCCTATATGGTACTTTTTCTCCTCGAAGACGGGGATCTGGCATACTTGGCTCAGACATTTTGGCATACCCTTCTCTTGGGGATAACAATCTCTCTGATTGTTGCTGTCGGCTTTGTCTGTACAATATCTCAGCATTATTTATTTTTTTGAGGGCAGAAAAGGATTGAACTTTTCTTAATTATCAAATCACTACGATAAGGGTTTGTTATGGAAAACGAAACAACAAAACGAGATCGTATCACTGAGTTGAAAAATAAAATTTACTATGCTGAAACAGCAAAAGAGACGTACAGGGGGACACATGCCATTCTGTACGAAACAAATTCTCTGTATGTTGACGCCCTAAAACAGGAGCTGAGTAATTTAGAATATTTAGAAGAAGCCTGAGCCGTAAAGTGATAATTGCAACGTGGAAAAGAAGTCTAAAAAAGAGGTTCGCGCAATTCAGTGTTTAACATTTTGTTTTTTAAAATGAAAAAATGCTGACAGTTGCAACGACCTACCCTATGAAGAGGGTATTAAGACAACACGGTTCGAGATTGCCAGTAGCAATCCCCCTGTTGCAACGACCTACCCTATGAAGAGGGTATTAAGACTGACTCCAGGTGTTTGAGGGCATCTTTGCCATGGTTGCAACGACCTACCCTATGAAGAGGGTATTAACGCTGGTGCTCAAGCTCCGCTTTTGGGTACCAGTGTAAAAAAGGGCCGCCAGCTTAATTGCCAGCGACCCTTTTTTTACGACCAGCTTTTTTTATTCTTCCTGAATCCCAATAAAAAGCACATAGTCTCCCCACAGACACCTTGCACCAGCCCCCATGAACCCCGCCATCATTATCCCTGTCTATAATCACGGCACGCAAATAGGCGAGGTCATCCGCCAAACCCGGCAGCTTGCCCTCCCAATCTTTGTCATTGACGACGGCTCCACCGACTCCACCCCGGAAGTTTTAGCTGCTCTTGATGGCATTACCGTCCTGCGCCATGCAGAAAACTTAGGCAAAGGAGCAGCTCTACTCACTGGCTTCAAGGCCGCAGAACAACAAGGCCATGATTGGGTTATCAGCCTGGATGGTGACGGGCAGCACAAGCCTGAAGACGCGAAACAATTATTGCAATCAACTGAAAACACTCCCCGTTGCCTGGTTGTGGGCAAACGACAGGGCATGGAAGATAATGCCAATGTCCCCTGGACCAGCCGCTTTGGCCGGGGCTTTTCCAATTTCTGGGTCTGGGCAGCAGGAGGTCCCTTGCTGGCAGATTCCCAATCCGGCTTTCGCCTCTATCCCCTCCCGGAAAGCCTGCATCTCCATGTCCAGGCCCGACGCTATCAATTCGAGGTGGAAATTCTGGTCAAGGCTCGCTTGCACGGACTTCCTGTCAAAGAGGCTCCCATCCAGGTGCTTTACCAAGCCAAGGGCGTCCGGGTGAGTCATTTTCAACCCTGGCTGGATTTCCGGCGCAACTCCGCCACCTTCAACCGCTTAATCTGGGAAAGAATTTTCAGGATATTTAATTCTATTTTAAAAATCATAACCTTCTGATCTATCTATAAAAAGATCTTGAAATATCCCAGAAAAGTTATATCCTTCATCAGGAGCAATTTGATTGCTTTTTGAGCATACTGACTCCTAATAACAGCTGTCAAAAAACAACACCCACAGTCAATCGCCCTGATGATAACTTTATTATTTCTATGAACTCTCCTTGCCAAAAAAAACAAAAAAGTACCGGAGTGGGATACCGTTTAATAGAACACCGGCAGCCGACCGTCTGATTCCGCCAATCATTTAATGTCACCTTTTTCCTACCGGCCTTTTTGTCCGGTGAGTTTGATCGTTAACTCTCATACAATCTAAACCGCATATGGCAATAAAATTTTCTGATATTGAATTTGCTTTTGACTTTGTGAGCATGGGCCAAATGCATATGCACAGTGCCTACATTTGCCGCAAAACTGGCAAAATATTCTATACCTCAGAAATGGGGGACTCCGACGAACTGCCAGAAGATATTTATGAAAATGAGCAGTATGTCAAAATTCCGCACAAAAACGATCTGGACCTTGGCAAAGCTTTGGTAATAGATTTCACGTCCGACCACATGCCAGATAATATTGAAGATGTTTATTCAATTTTCCGTAAGAAAGGGGCCTACTCAAAATTTAAGAACTTACTGGAAGCAAAAGATTTACTGGAAGAATGGTACTCATTCGAAGAAAAGCGTCAGAATGAAGCATTAAGAGATTGGTGCAAAGAAAAGAAAATAGAAACAACGGGGTAAATCAAACGTTAGCAGCAGTTCGTAGGGCGCATAAAATGCATCGCTCTTCTACCGAATGAATCAAACCGCCCTGAATCCCCCGCTGGCTCCAGGCCATTCCTCTGTTATCTCCGCCATTCACCTTGCCCCTTCTCACCGCATCAGTTAATATCCATCCTATCAAAATGCACAGCCCCTCTGATTGAATGAAATATTTGGTGGCCTACCCTTAGCTCTGCCACCAGATCAGGCAATTGTGCAAGAGATGCTTGCACAAACTCCTTGGCGGAGTGACAATAAACAAACATAAGGGAAAATTAATGAGCATACACCACCTTGCAGGAAAACCTGCCCCGAAGTCCATCTTAGTCAATGTTCCAGAGCTTATCTCCGCCTATTTCACCCGGAAGCCCGATGTCCAGGAAGCCACTGAACGGGTCAGCTTCGGCACTTCGGGCCATCGCGGCAGCTCGCTGAAACGGAGCTTCAACGAGGCCCATATTCTGGCTGTGACCCAGGCGGTCTGCGAGTATCGACAGCAGGCCGGGATTAATGGCATTCTCTTTATGGGCATGGACACCCATCCCCTGTCCTGGCCTGCCCAACTGACAGCACTTCAGGTGCTGGCTGCCAACGATGTGACCGTCCGCATTGCAGCCGGACCAGGAGGTGAGGACTTTGGCTACACTCCGACCCCGGTGATCTCCCATGCTATCCTGACCCATAACCGCAACAGTAAAGACAGCAGCAAGACCTGCGACGGCATCGTCATCACCCCGTCCCATAATCCACCGATGGATGGTGGCTTCAAGTATAATCCCCCACATGGTGGCCCGGCTGATACGGACGTGACCAAGGTGATTGAGGCCCGCGCCAATGCCATTCTGGAAGACGGGTTGACAGCAGTAAAAATGGTCCCGCTTGCGGACGCGCTCAAGGCCGAGAACGTCAAGCTGTATGACTACATCACACCGTATGTCAACGATCTTGAACAGGTGATTGATATGGAGGCCATTGCGCAATCCGGTATCCGCATTGGTGCGGATGCAATGGGTGGGGCCGGCATGGCCTATTGGCAGGCCATTAAAGAGCAATACGGCCTGAATATGGAGATCTTCCATGACAGCCTGGATTCCACCTTCTCCTTTATGCATTGCGATAAGGACGGTAAAATCCGAATGGACTGCTCGTCGCCCTATGCAATGGCCGGACTGGTTGCCATGAAGGAAGATTTTGCTATCGCCTTTGGGAATGATACCGACTTTGACCGACATGGGATCGTCACCAAAAGCGTGGGTCTGATGAACCCGAATCATTACCTGAGCGTGGCGATCTCCTACCTTGCTCAAAATCGTCCTCAATGGCGGAATGATCTCAAGATCGGCAAAACTCTGGTCAGTAGTTCTATTATTGATCGGGCAGCGGCTCATCTTGGCAGAAAGGTGATTGAGGTGCCGGTGGGCTTTAAGTGGTTTGTAGACGGCCTGCTCAAGGGGACTGTTTTCTTCGGCGGCGAGGAAAGTGCCGGGGCCAGCTTCCTGCGTAAGGACGGCACGGTCTGGAGTACGGATAAGGACGGTATTATCCTTAACCTGCTGGCAGCGGAAATCACGGCCAAAACCGGACGTGATCCGGGAGAGCATTATCAGGAACTAACCGAGCAGTTCGGCGCACCCATCTACGCCCGCATTGATGCCCCGGCAAGCCCGAAACAGAAGGCCGTGCTCAAGAATCTCAAACCGGAAGATGTCCAGGCAACCTCTTTGGCCGGAGAACCTATCACCGCAGTGCTTACTAATGCACCGGGTAATGACGCGCCTATCGGCGGCCTGAAGATCGTGGCGGAAAATGGTTGGTGCGCCCTGCGGCCCTCCGGCACCGAGGATATCTACAAGATCTACGCGGAAAGCTTTATTGATGAGGCCCACCTGAGCCGAATTCAGGAAGAGGCCAAGGCAATGGTCGCGTCCCTGTTATAAGGAATCGGAAACAACATGGACACCTTTCTCCTCGACGAACAACTCCGCCATTTCCTGCGGGAAGATCTGGAACACGGCGACATCACCACGGATGCCATCTTTTCTGATCAGGAAACCGCTTCGGTCACTCTCCGGGCCAGAGAAGCCTTGGTTGCTGCTGGCCTGGAACGGGTTGCTGCCAGAGTTTTCCAGCTCCTTGATGGGCGCGTGACGTTTTCTCAGGCAACACCGGATGGACAGCAGGTAGACTCCGGTGATGTGCTGATGACCGTCAGCGGGCCGGTTCGCAGCCTGCTCCGGGGCGAGCGCGTGGCCCTCAACCTTATCCAACGGCTCTGCGGCATTGCAACCCTAACCCGTCAGTACGTGGATGCGGTGCAGGGACTCAAGGCCAGGATTGTTGATACTCGTAAAACCACCCCAGGCCTGCGCATGCTGGAAAAATATGCCGTCCGGGTCGGCGGGGGCAGGAATCACCGCTACAGCCTCAGCGATGGCGTTCTGATCAAGGATAACCATATTGCGGCCTGCGGCTCCATCCGCCAAACTGTGGAACGGGCACGGGCAGCAGTGCCGCATACCATCGCCATTGAGGTGGAGACCGATACCCTGGAGCAGGTCCAGGAATGCCTGGAATGCAGGGCACAGATCATCATGCTGGATAATATGGACCTCGACACCATGCGAAAGGCCGTCAGTATGATCAACGGCAAGGCCTTAGTCGAGGCCTCCGGTGGGGTCAACCTGGACACTGTGCGGAGCATAGCAGAAACCGGGGTGGATATTATCTCTGTCGGTGCCCTCACCCACTCCGCCAGATCCTGTGATATCGGATTAGATTGGTAATAAAAGCCAACAACATAGCTCCAGTAAAAACCAGCGCCTCTCTTCTCAGCTTCTTGACTCCATAAAAAAATGGAAAATCGGCACGTCCTACATCACACGTTACTTTCTCCTCTCTATTATGTTTACCCTGTTCTATCTGTTAAAATTGCAGTACAATATTTGATATAGAAATATTATTTTTTCGACAACTACAATATTATAAACAGATACTATGTATCAAAGTACAAAAAAGGACCTCAAATTCGTCATGAAAGAATGACAAAGAAAGAGGCAAGGAGGAAGCATGATTGTCTGTATCGTTGAACAACATGATCTTGTCGATTCTTCCGGTACCCCTACCGGCGAACAAGAACTCTTTGCCACCTATGCTATTGACCTTGAAACCCATAATATTCTCTCACTGCCGCACCTTTCACTCTGTCAACTTGATGCTGTCTATTCACCCTCGTTAGGGAGTTGGGTCATACAGTCGTAAGGGTACACAGCCTTACGGCTGTATGAAAAATTTGAGGGTATCGCGGAAGAAAAGAGAACGTAGGTCACTCGTTTTTTATCCGAAGCCTTCCTTGAGTTTCGGGAAATTCGCGAGCAGCAAAAAAACGCCCCGGAGCTTCGTAATGAATAAAAAGGAATGGCAGGCCATTGAACAGGCCCGCGAAATATTGCACTTAGGCGGGCAGGCAAGTGCAGCTGAAATAAAGCAGGCCTATCACCTGATGTGCAAAAAATATCATCCAGACCGAGCAGCAGAGGAAAATAAAAAAAAGTACGCTGAAATTATGTGCCGTTTGACGGCGGCTTACGAGCTCCTCATGCGCTATATCAAACAATACCGATTTCCCCTGAAACCGGACAAAGATACCCTCTATGATCCTGAAGATTGGTGGATGAATCGTTTTGGGGATGATCCGCTTTGGGGAAGAAAAAAACGCTAAAGAGAGAGGACAAAGCCGCAGGCATTACAGGACCTTTTTTTGATAGATCCGAGCATTCTCATTGATCACCTTCATAGCCTCTTCCAAGCCGGAAAACCGGAGACTCTCCTTACTGCCGAGACAAAAAAAACCGTCAAAGACCAGACTGTCCCGAAAAATATCCAAGACTCGTTTCTGTAAATTTTTATCAAAGTAGATCAAAACATTACGGCAGAGAATTAAGTGCATTTCACCAAAGACAGTATCTGTGACCAAATTATGGTTGGCAAAGGTAATATTCTTCTTCACCCTTTCCTGAATAACATGTCCTTCCTCTGCCAGGCTAAAATAATTCGTTAAGGCGTCGGTCCCTCCTGCCTGCTGATAATTTCCGGTAAAAGTCTCCACTTGCTCCAGGGAATAAACACCCTTCCTGGCTTGCTCTAAAGCAATATCATTGAAATCGGTTCCATAGACTATAGAGCGATCATACAGCCCCTCTTCCATAAGAAGGATGGCAATAGAATATGCCTCTTCCCCGGTGGCACAACCAGCAACCCAGACCTTGATATAGGGATAGGTTCGTAACATCGGCACGACCTCCTCCCTGATGCTCTGGTAGACAGAAGGGTCGCGAAACATATCCGTGACAGTTACTGAAAACTCCCGGATAATCTTTTCCAAGAACGATTCATCCCGCAAAAGAGCAGGCAATATTTCCGAAAGATAACGGCAGCCATTGCTTTGGTATAAACTACGGGCTCGACGCTCGATAGAGGCACGGGCATAATGACGAAAATCATAGCCGTAGCGTTGCACCACAGCATCCAACAGGAGATTTATTTCTATCTGCTCAATATCGGACTCATCCATACCCCTGCCTCAATCAAGGATCAGGAATACAACCACAGCCGCAGCAAGGCAAGAAGCCGCCCTGTGTCCACCGGTTTTGCAAGATAATCATTGGCTCCAACGGCAAGACAGCGGCTACGATCATCCTGCATGGCCTTGGCTGTCAGGGCAATAATGGGGAGATCCACATACTGAGACTGCGCTCTGATCCTCTTGATGGTTTCGTAGCCATCCATAACCGGCATCATAATGTCCATCAAGACCAGATCAAACTCCTCCTGTTCCAACATCTCCAACGCTCTGGAACCATCCTCTGCCTTCACTGTTTCCATTCCCCGGTCACGCAGGACCTTTGCCAAGGCAAAAATATTTCGCATATCATCATCAACAAGCAGAACACGTTTGCCCTGAAAAATAGCATCGTCCTCATGAAGATTCCGAATCATGCGCTGTTTCGTTTCCGGGAGGGTACTGACCATACGATGAAGAAAAAGGGAAGCCTCATCAAGCAGGCGCTCTTCTGACATTGCCCCCTTTATAATAACAGAGCTCGCATACTGGCGGATCTCTGCGTTTTCCTCACGGGAAAGTCTCCTGTCTGTATAGATAATAATAGGAGGAAGAAAGACCTTATCCTTCTTGAGCTGGTGGAGTAGCGCAAGTACTGGCAGGTCGGAAAAATCAAGTCCCATAACCAGGCAATCATAACGATGGGTCTTCAGGGAGGCAGAGATTTCCAGGCCCGATGCAGCTTCTTCACTCTGCACATCATGATTGCCGATTAAGGCAATAACGGCCTTCCTCTGCTCCGCATCCGGGTCTGCAACAAGGAGTTTTCTAATATGCTGTTGCGAATTCTTTTGGATATTAAGCAAGGCAAGCTCAAGCTGTTCTTGGCAAACAGGCTTTTGCAAGGCATCAACAGCACCTTTATTGCGCAGGGCCCGTTCACCAACCTCAGCAGCAGAGATAATATGCACAGGGATATGCCGGGTTTCGACCCGGTTTTTCAGGGATTCCAGCACCTCCCACCCAGAAAGATCAGGTAGCTGCAAATCAAGAATAATAGCTATGGGGAGATACCGTTCCGCCAGCATCAGCCCTTCCTCTCCGTTTGGGGTAGCGAGACATTTCAGCCCCTTTTCACGGCATTGGCGGACGAGCAATGCAGCAAAGCGCGCATCATCTTCAATAAGCAAAACGACCCTGTCTTTTTCCTGAATATTATCCCGGTCATCAGAAATCTTGGTTTCTTGCCCCCCTGGCACTTTTTCCGACTTTTCTGCCAGTTTCGGGGCTTGGAATAGGGTCCGCATCTCCGGGCAAGCGCAACGTTTTCCTGGAACGCTCTGTTCCGGCATGAGAACCATGTTAGTTGGAAGGTAGAGGGTAAAGGTTGTCCCTACGCCCTCATTACTCTCCATGCAAATCTCACCCCCGAGTAAGGAGGCCAATTCTCTGGAAATAGACAACCCTAGTCCTGTCCCCCCGTATTTTCGGGCCGTGCTGCCGTCGGCCTGCTGAAAGGCCTCAAAAATAATCTTCTGTTTTTCCAGAGGAATCCCGATCCCGCTATCTTGCACCGCTATGGAAATAGTCTCTGGATGCCCCAAAGGAACAGAACACAGGGAAACAGCAACGCTTACCGTCCCATGCTCGGTGAACTTCAAGGCATTGGAGAGGAGATTTTTCAAGATCTGGTCTACCCGCTTTCCATCTGAACGGATGGTCCCCGGCACATCCTTGGCCAGATTGAACTGCAGGTTCAAACCTTTCTCCTCTGCCAGATGCAAAAAGGTGCTTTGTAGTTCCGTCAATAAATCAGCAAGGACAATATCATCCTGCATCAGGATCATCTGGCCGGATTCAATCTTTGACAGGTCAAGAATATCATTAATCAAATAGAGCAAATCTTTGCCGCTTTTCCGAATAATCCTCACCGACTCGATATCATCCGCAGTCAGGTTACCCTTTCTGTTTTCTTCCAGGGTTTGCGCAAGTAAAAGCAGGCTGTTCAGCGGGGTTCGTAATTCATGGGACATATTTGCCAGAAACTCTGACTTGTACTTACTGGCCTTAGCAACTTCCTCTGCCTTCTGCTCTATCTCTATCCGAGACAGCTTGAGCTCTTCATTGGCCAGCTCTATTTTTTCCTTTTGCCGATTAAGCGACCTGTTTTTCTCTTCAAGCTGTTCATTGGTTGCCATCAGCTGATCCTGATTAGCCTGTAACTCCTCCTCTGAAGCCCGCAATCGTTGTGCCTGTTCCTCCAACTCCTCGTTAGCAGCCTTCAGCTCATCCTGCTGGGATTGCAGAACATCTGTCTGCTGGGTTGTAATAACCAGGGCGTCTTGCAGCTGCGTTCGGGCCTGGGCCCCATTAATGGCAATGGCGAGTTTCTCACCCACGTTCTCAAGAAATGAAACCTGGAGCTCTGCCAGCTGGCCAAAGGTTCCCAGCTCCAGGACGGCCTTGACCTTATCATTATAAATAAAAGGAAAGACCACGATATGATCCGGTTTTCTCCCCCCTAAGGCTGAACTCACCTGAATATAATTTTCAGGAACTTGGGAAATAAAGATGGTCTTTTTCTCTAAAGCAGCCTGCCCAACGATTCCCTCACCAGGAAAAATTTGTTCGGCCAACCCCTCTCCGAAATTACAGGCATAACTAGCCTGCAAGTGAAGTACATCTTTATCATAAATATACAAAGCACCAATCTGAGCCTCAAGATAGGCCGCGAGATAATTGATGATCCGTTTGGACAACTCGCTCAAGGACTGATCACCACGAAGTTGAT contains:
- a CDS encoding DnaJ domain-containing protein; its protein translation is MNKKEWQAIEQAREILHLGGQASAAEIKQAYHLMCKKYHPDRAAEENKKKYAEIMCRLTAAYELLMRYIKQYRFPLKPDKDTLYDPEDWWMNRFGDDPLWGRKKR
- a CDS encoding protein-glutamate O-methyltransferase CheR — its product is MDESDIEQIEINLLLDAVVQRYGYDFRHYARASIERRARSLYQSNGCRYLSEILPALLRDESFLEKIIREFSVTVTDMFRDPSVYQSIREEVVPMLRTYPYIKVWVAGCATGEEAYSIAILLMEEGLYDRSIVYGTDFNDIALEQARKGVYSLEQVETFTGNYQQAGGTDALTNYFSLAEEGHVIQERVKKNITFANHNLVTDTVFGEMHLILCRNVLIYFDKNLQKRVLDIFRDSLVFDGFFCLGSKESLRFSGLEEAMKVINENARIYQKKVL
- a CDS encoding response regulator translates to MKASEEQSMHIRGGLGRTLFLTFLLLALGPLSVVSFISFQNATESLQHETTEALRAAMEYKLELIKKYFNEVDIGINLQAELSANVSMMKSLNAAFKKNNISLPDFITTTDWEIINAESGNALRAYQLAHAYQDIYLVDMDGNVLYTASEQHVGDNIFAEGYELRNLLAAYRTTLETGRSALSDYGPHGHEQKKISHFVARALEDDDTGAEIGVLLFELPYTQLDSYMQSHFGLGESGETYLVGADSLLRSTLRSLDNSALLQTRIETVLLRRWLEEHEKWHRLLDQAPESGFPGPRTIKKSIYPNYQGVPVVGMYSSLDFLKKWGLHWVLVAEVNEKEAFFSASSLKYIVISLVVTTGVFVLLLSWMITTRLVSPLRQLTLWSEQVADGDLSLLEIAAPSNEIGQLNKSFRKTVMSLQQTAEENNRYDWLQTGQLELDDQLRGDQSLSELSKRIINYLAAYLEAQIGALYIYDKDVLHLQASYACNFGEGLAEQIFPGEGIVGQAALEKKTIFISQVPENYIQVSSALGGRKPDHIVVFPFIYNDKVKAVLELGTFGQLAELQVSFLENVGEKLAIAINGAQARTQLQDALVITTQQTDVLQSQQDELKAANEELEEQAQRLRASEEELQANQDQLMATNEQLEEKNRSLNRQKEKIELANEELKLSRIEIEQKAEEVAKASKYKSEFLANMSHELRTPLNSLLLLAQTLEENRKGNLTADDIESVRIIRKSGKDLLYLINDILDLSKIESGQMILMQDDIVLADLLTELQSTFLHLAEEKGLNLQFNLAKDVPGTIRSDGKRVDQILKNLLSNALKFTEHGTVSVAVSLCSVPLGHPETISIAVQDSGIGIPLEKQKIIFEAFQQADGSTARKYGGTGLGLSISRELASLLGGEICMESNEGVGTTFTLYLPTNMVLMPEQSVPGKRCACPEMRTLFQAPKLAEKSEKVPGGQETKISDDRDNIQEKDRVVLLIEDDARFAALLVRQCREKGLKCLATPNGEEGLMLAERYLPIAIILDLQLPDLSGWEVLESLKNRVETRHIPVHIISAAEVGERALRNKGAVDALQKPVCQEQLELALLNIQKNSQQHIRKLLVADPDAEQRKAVIALIGNHDVQSEEAASGLEISASLKTHRYDCLVMGLDFSDLPVLALLHQLKKDKVFLPPIIIYTDRRLSREENAEIRQYASSVIIKGAMSEERLLDEASLFLHRMVSTLPETKQRMIRNLHEDDAIFQGKRVLLVDDDMRNIFALAKVLRDRGMETVKAEDGSRALEMLEQEEFDLVLMDIMMPVMDGYETIKRIRAQSQYVDLPIIALTAKAMQDDRSRCLAVGANDYLAKPVDTGRLLALLRLWLYS